In Pelotomaculum isophthalicicum JI, a genomic segment contains:
- a CDS encoding potassium-transporting ATPase subunit KdpA translates to MTASDLVQLLLYLVLLVVLAVPMGRYMFKVFTGERTLLDRALLPMEKLAYRLAGIDAQKEMGWREYAFTLLIFNLLGIVFVFLLQLLQGYLPFNPQHFGAVKPDRALNTAVSFVTNTNWQSYGGESTMSYLTQMAALTVQNFLSAATGIAVGGKCWLLFENTCSHC, encoded by the coding sequence ATGACAGCTTCAGATCTCGTTCAACTTCTATTATATCTTGTTTTGCTTGTAGTGCTTGCCGTTCCCATGGGACGCTATATGTTCAAGGTTTTTACCGGTGAGCGCACTCTGCTGGACCGGGCTTTGCTTCCTATGGAAAAGCTTGCTTACCGGCTGGCGGGGATCGACGCGCAAAAAGAAATGGGATGGCGCGAGTATGCCTTCACGCTGCTAATTTTCAACCTGCTGGGAATAGTATTTGTTTTCTTGTTGCAGCTCTTGCAAGGATACCTGCCCTTTAACCCCCAGCATTTCGGAGCAGTAAAGCCGGATCGGGCTTTGAACACGGCTGTCAGCTTTGTGACCAACACCAACTGGCAATCGTACGGCGGCGAATCAACAATGAGCTACTTAACCCAAATGGCTGCTTTGACAGTGCAAAACTTCCTTTCCGCCGCCACAGGCATAGCTGTCGGGGGAAAATGCTGGTTACTATTCGAGAACACATGTTCTCATTGTTAA
- the kdpF gene encoding K(+)-transporting ATPase subunit F, whose product MILGGLVTAGLLFYLCYSLIRAEDL is encoded by the coding sequence ATGATTCTGGGGGGGCTGGTTACGGCAGGGTTGCTGTTTTACCTTTGTTATTCTTTGATTAGGGCGGAGGATTTGTAA
- a CDS encoding tetratricopeptide repeat protein, translating to MDSATLRNQLEQVGILISEKNLDAAHKLLKKIIGAEPESPRAFNLLGVMHEKQGNFDAARRMYRVALTKEPAYYSAQNNLHRLVQMTLPISEPDLDIEIENDYLGENKL from the coding sequence ATGGATTCAGCTACATTAAGGAATCAGTTGGAGCAGGTAGGGATTCTAATCAGTGAAAAAAATTTGGATGCCGCTCACAAGTTACTAAAGAAAATTATTGGAGCAGAGCCTGAAAGTCCGCGGGCTTTTAATTTATTGGGAGTGATGCATGAAAAGCAGGGTAATTTTGATGCGGCGAGGCGTATGTACCGTGTGGCTTTAACAAAGGAACCCGCTTATTATTCCGCTCAAAACAATCTTCACCGCTTGGTGCAAATGACACTCCCTATCAGCGAACCTGACTTGGATATTGAGATTGAAAACGACTACCTTGGAGAAAATAAACTTTAG